The uncultured Desulfobulbus sp. genome window below encodes:
- a CDS encoding argininosuccinate synthase, with protein MSINKIVLAYSGGLDTSVILKWLANEYDCSVVAYSADIGQKEDWDAVREKGMATGAEKVVISDLREEFVRDYIFPAFRANAIYEGSYLLGTSLARPLIAKEQVRIAAEEGADAVSHGATGKGNDQVRFELSYLALNPKLTIVAPWRIWDLNSRAKLVAFAKEHNIPVPVTKKNPYSSDENLLHISFEGGILEDPWNEPDEDMFKLSVSPEKAPDTPTYIEIDFEQGNPVAIDGERLGPVGIMTKLNTLGGANGIGRLDMVENRYVGMKSRGVYETPGGTILRAAHRDLETITLDREVLSVRDSLVPRYSQLIYNGFWFSPEMQLLQKTMDEAQTTVNGTVRLKLYKGNCIPVGRKSDNSLYSESFATFEEDEVYNQADATGFIRLNALRLKIQAYQRNK; from the coding sequence ATGTCGATCAACAAGATTGTACTCGCCTATTCCGGCGGGTTGGATACCTCGGTTATTTTAAAATGGTTGGCCAATGAGTATGACTGCTCCGTTGTTGCCTATTCAGCCGATATCGGCCAGAAAGAGGACTGGGATGCGGTCCGTGAAAAAGGTATGGCGACCGGTGCGGAAAAGGTGGTTATCTCCGATCTGCGCGAGGAGTTTGTCCGTGATTACATTTTTCCCGCCTTTCGCGCCAATGCGATCTATGAGGGCTCCTATCTTCTGGGCACCTCGCTGGCTCGTCCTCTGATTGCCAAAGAGCAGGTACGTATCGCTGCCGAAGAAGGAGCTGATGCGGTCAGCCACGGCGCCACCGGTAAGGGGAATGATCAGGTGCGTTTTGAGCTGAGCTACCTGGCGCTCAACCCTAAGCTGACCATTGTTGCTCCCTGGCGTATCTGGGATCTGAATTCCCGTGCCAAACTGGTTGCCTTTGCTAAAGAGCATAATATTCCCGTTCCGGTAACCAAGAAAAACCCCTACAGCTCCGATGAGAACCTGCTGCATATCAGCTTTGAGGGCGGTATTCTTGAGGATCCGTGGAACGAGCCGGATGAGGATATGTTCAAACTCTCCGTTTCACCGGAGAAGGCACCGGACACCCCTACCTATATTGAGATCGATTTCGAGCAGGGCAATCCTGTGGCCATCGATGGCGAGCGTCTTGGACCGGTTGGTATCATGACCAAACTCAATACCCTGGGCGGAGCCAATGGTATTGGTCGTCTGGATATGGTGGAAAACCGTTATGTGGGCATGAAGTCCCGTGGTGTCTACGAGACCCCCGGCGGTACCATCCTTCGGGCAGCACACCGCGATCTGGAAACCATCACCCTGGATCGTGAGGTCCTGAGTGTGCGTGATTCCTTGGTGCCGCGTTATTCCCAGTTGATCTACAACGGCTTCTGGTTCTCGCCAGAGATGCAGCTGCTGCAGAAAACCATGGATGAAGCGCAGACCACAGTGAACGGAACGGTTCGCCTGAAGCTCTACAAAGGCAACTGCATTCCGGTTGGCCGTAAATCAGATAACTCGCTCTACTCCGAGTCCTTTGCTACCTTTGAAGAGGACGAAGTTTACAATCAGGCGGATGCAACCGGTTTCATTCGGTTGAACGCACTGCGCCTGAAAATTCAAGCGTATCAACGGAACAAATAA
- the argH gene encoding argininosuccinate lyase, which produces MAEQQKSEKMWGGRFAEATAASVEDYSASIQYDARLYRHDIKGSKAHARMLARQGLITDAECDAILQGLTEIKAEIDRGEFVFKPELEDIHMNIEKALTDRIGAAGAKLHTARSRNDQVNLDFRLYLRDEADTLDTLLKEVQRSFARMARKYLGAVMPGYTHMQRAQPVLLSHHMLAYVEMFQRDRDRLAGCRTRIDVLPLGSAAMAGTGLPIDRQFVADELGFAAISANSMDTSGDRDFALEMLFCLNLIQVHLSRLSEELVLWSSKEFEFVRIGDRYCTGSSIMPQKKNPDIPELMRGKTGRVTGALMSLLMTMKGLPLTYNRDLQEDKEQVFDALDTVKASLSITAELMDNTEFNVERLKAATIGGFMTATDLADYLVKRNMPFRQAHGVVGRIVALCQERDCELIDLSLAELQEHSELIEADIFEVLSVEGSINSRLSAGGTAQVRVAEALAKVEQQLGSK; this is translated from the coding sequence GTGGCTGAGCAACAAAAATCAGAGAAAATGTGGGGCGGTCGCTTTGCTGAGGCGACCGCTGCCTCGGTTGAGGACTACAGCGCCTCCATCCAGTACGATGCCCGCCTCTATCGCCATGACATCAAGGGCTCCAAGGCGCATGCACGCATGCTGGCCCGTCAGGGGTTGATCACAGATGCAGAATGCGATGCGATTCTCCAGGGCTTGACCGAGATCAAGGCAGAAATTGATCGTGGTGAGTTTGTCTTTAAGCCCGAGCTTGAAGATATTCACATGAATATCGAAAAGGCGCTCACTGACCGCATTGGCGCTGCCGGGGCTAAACTGCACACTGCCCGCAGCCGTAACGATCAGGTCAATCTTGATTTCCGCCTCTACCTCCGTGATGAGGCAGATACCCTGGATACGTTGCTTAAAGAGGTGCAACGCAGCTTTGCCCGTATGGCCCGCAAATATCTCGGTGCGGTGATGCCCGGCTACACCCACATGCAGCGGGCGCAGCCGGTCCTGCTCTCCCATCACATGCTGGCCTATGTGGAGATGTTTCAGCGTGATCGTGACCGTTTAGCTGGCTGCCGTACACGTATCGATGTCTTGCCGCTTGGTTCTGCTGCCATGGCTGGAACCGGTCTGCCCATTGATCGTCAGTTTGTTGCCGATGAACTCGGCTTTGCCGCGATCAGTGCCAACTCCATGGACACCAGCGGAGATAGGGATTTTGCCCTGGAGATGCTCTTTTGTCTCAACCTGATTCAGGTTCACCTGAGCCGTCTCTCCGAGGAGCTGGTGCTCTGGTCCTCCAAGGAGTTTGAGTTTGTTCGTATCGGGGATCGCTATTGCACGGGTTCCTCGATTATGCCGCAGAAGAAAAACCCGGATATTCCTGAGTTGATGCGCGGTAAAACCGGGCGGGTGACGGGCGCGCTCATGTCCCTGCTGATGACCATGAAGGGACTGCCCCTGACTTATAACCGGGATCTGCAGGAAGACAAAGAGCAGGTCTTTGACGCGTTGGATACGGTCAAGGCCAGCCTTTCAATCACTGCCGAGCTTATGGATAATACCGAATTCAACGTTGAACGTCTGAAGGCGGCGACCATTGGCGGCTTTATGACGGCAACCGATCTGGCCGATTATCTGGTCAAGCGTAACATGCCCTTTCGCCAGGCTCATGGTGTGGTTGGGCGTATTGTAGCCCTCTGCCAGGAGCGTGACTGCGAATTGATAGACCTGAGCCTTGCGGAACTGCAGGAGCATTCAGAGCTGATTGAAGCAGATATCTTTGAGGTCCTCTCTGTTGAAGGATCGATCAACAGTCGACTCTCGGCGGGTGGAACCGCGCAGGTGCGGGTAGCGGAAGCGCTGGCCAAGGTCGAACAACAGCTGGGAAGCAAATAA
- a CDS encoding fibronectin type III domain-containing protein, whose protein sequence is MRREERLVKTALSLVTAGVLVCAGCGFKDKPVSPQQVLPQAVPDLRVKLNPQGATLSWSYPQKTITGEAVEEIDGFELFQAEIPEDDFCPSCPIPYRTVIDVDGGYVVPGSTKTAVYEVRGLRPGNLYYFKVRSKSGWWRESKDSNEISFLWQTPPRTPQSLSVLSGDGENTLQWQPVTELTTGEKISAPLQYRIFRGVDGAGVAPYGSPLTTSSYRDTGVKNGSRYTYQVQAENIYTHGTIVGPLSEPVFATPTDQTAPPVVSQIAAMRTEMGVKVFWEDVSASDLAGYRVYRRHAGEAPVQVGEVSLPYTLFVDQNPPSGLLYYSVSSFDDQDPANESKRSVEARAE, encoded by the coding sequence ATGAGACGGGAAGAACGGTTGGTTAAAACGGCACTCTCACTGGTGACGGCGGGTGTCCTTGTCTGTGCAGGTTGCGGGTTTAAAGACAAACCTGTCTCCCCCCAACAGGTTCTTCCCCAGGCTGTTCCTGATTTACGGGTCAAGCTCAACCCTCAAGGGGCAACGCTGAGCTGGAGCTACCCGCAAAAGACCATAACCGGTGAGGCCGTTGAAGAGATTGATGGCTTTGAGCTCTTTCAGGCCGAAATCCCTGAGGATGATTTTTGTCCGTCATGTCCCATTCCCTACCGGACAGTTATAGATGTGGACGGTGGCTATGTGGTGCCAGGAAGTACGAAAACCGCTGTCTATGAAGTGCGAGGCCTACGCCCAGGCAACCTCTATTATTTCAAGGTGCGCAGTAAAAGTGGCTGGTGGCGTGAATCAAAGGATTCCAATGAAATCTCTTTTCTCTGGCAAACACCTCCCCGCACTCCCCAAAGCCTGAGTGTCTTGAGTGGGGATGGTGAAAACACGCTGCAGTGGCAACCGGTCACAGAGCTCACCACCGGTGAAAAAATAAGCGCACCTCTGCAATACCGGATTTTTCGTGGAGTTGACGGAGCCGGGGTTGCACCCTACGGCTCGCCACTGACCACCAGCAGCTACCGTGATACCGGTGTAAAGAACGGTAGCCGTTACACCTACCAGGTGCAGGCCGAAAATATCTATACCCACGGCACCATTGTCGGCCCCTTAAGTGAGCCTGTTTTTGCCACACCCACCGATCAGACCGCGCCACCAGTGGTGAGCCAGATAGCCGCCATGCGCACGGAGATGGGGGTGAAGGTTTTCTGGGAGGATGTTTCCGCAAGCGATCTTGCTGGCTATCGGGTCTATCGGCGGCATGCAGGCGAGGCTCCTGTCCAGGTGGGAGAGGTCAGTCTTCCCTATACACTGTTCGTCGATCAGAACCCTCCATCTGGTCTTCTCTATTATTCGGTAAGCAGTTTTGACGACCAGGATCCGGCCAACGAGAGTAAACGCTCCGTGGAAGCAAGGGCCGAATAG
- the dapF gene encoding diaminopimelate epimerase — MQRITRPIPFWKMSGAGNDFIVIDHRQPLIAPELMPEFARRVCRRKFSAGADGLFLLEPSQRADFKWRFFNADGSEAEMCGNGARCVARFAYLHGMAAARMRFETLAGIVEATVADTQVTIGMTPPHSFCFDRQVEVAGELFMVHSVDTGVPHAVIFVDDIEATDVVGLGRQLRHHPMFAPAGTNVNFVGQKEETFFIRTYERGVEDETMACGTGVVATALIAAAKAMTSSPVEIITAGGTALKVQFTGLSEKSAEQVLLQGPAALIYKGELSPEALW, encoded by the coding sequence ATGCAGCGAATTACCCGGCCGATCCCCTTTTGGAAAATGAGTGGAGCCGGCAACGATTTTATTGTCATTGATCATCGCCAACCTCTCATTGCCCCCGAGTTGATGCCTGAATTTGCCCGCCGGGTCTGTCGCAGAAAATTTTCTGCGGGAGCGGATGGGCTTTTTTTGCTTGAACCTTCTCAGCGGGCGGATTTTAAATGGCGTTTTTTTAATGCAGATGGGTCAGAAGCCGAGATGTGCGGCAACGGTGCTCGCTGTGTGGCCCGTTTCGCGTATCTGCACGGCATGGCTGCCGCTCGCATGCGTTTTGAGACATTGGCAGGCATTGTGGAAGCTACCGTGGCAGATACCCAGGTGACCATCGGTATGACGCCACCGCACTCCTTTTGTTTTGATCGTCAGGTAGAGGTGGCAGGCGAGCTTTTTATGGTGCACAGTGTCGATACCGGCGTGCCGCATGCCGTGATTTTTGTCGATGATATCGAGGCCACAGATGTTGTCGGTTTGGGGCGTCAGCTCCGCCATCATCCAATGTTTGCCCCGGCCGGAACCAATGTGAATTTTGTCGGTCAGAAAGAGGAGACCTTTTTCATTCGAACCTATGAACGTGGGGTTGAGGATGAAACCATGGCCTGCGGGACGGGGGTAGTCGCCACAGCCCTGATTGCGGCAGCGAAAGCAATGACCAGCTCGCCGGTGGAAATTATCACAGCCGGGGGTACAGCACTCAAGGTCCAGTTTACAGGTCTCAGCGAGAAAAGCGCGGAGCAGGTTTTGTTACAGGGGCCCGCCGCCCTGATCTATAAGGGCGAGCTGAGTCCTGAAGCGCTGTGGTGA
- the dapA gene encoding 4-hydroxy-tetrahydrodipicolinate synthase, with protein MMERFEGAITALVTPMRNGQVDEQGLVDLIEFQIASGIHGIVPCGTTGESATLSFKEHKRVIELTVQTVQGRIPVIAGTGANNTLEAIELTESAKESGADAVLSVVPYYNKPSQEGLYQHFAAILEAVDVPMVLYNVPGRTVTNMLPATVARLSTHPNVVGIKEASGNLSQISEIIKLCPQDFIVLSGDDFTAMPTAMIGGRGVISVVSNLEPAKTAQMMEAAMGGDVAKAKALHYELFDLMGAMFCYPSPAPAKKGLELMGKIGSSEVRLPMTAIDAAGEDRLTRDMKGCGLL; from the coding sequence ATGATGGAGCGATTTGAGGGAGCGATAACCGCATTGGTCACCCCCATGCGAAATGGCCAAGTTGATGAGCAGGGGCTGGTCGATCTGATTGAATTTCAGATTGCAAGCGGGATTCATGGTATCGTCCCCTGTGGAACGACCGGTGAATCGGCAACCTTGAGTTTTAAGGAGCATAAGCGGGTCATCGAACTCACGGTGCAGACGGTGCAGGGCAGAATCCCTGTTATTGCCGGGACCGGGGCCAACAATACCCTGGAAGCCATTGAGTTGACTGAATCAGCCAAGGAGTCAGGGGCTGACGCGGTGCTTTCCGTTGTTCCTTATTATAACAAACCCAGTCAGGAAGGCCTGTACCAGCATTTTGCCGCCATCCTTGAGGCTGTCGATGTCCCCATGGTGCTGTATAATGTTCCCGGGCGGACAGTCACCAATATGTTGCCGGCAACGGTCGCCCGGCTGTCTACCCACCCGAACGTGGTCGGCATCAAAGAGGCCTCGGGCAATCTCAGTCAGATCTCTGAGATTATCAAGCTCTGCCCGCAGGATTTTATCGTGCTTTCCGGTGATGATTTTACCGCCATGCCCACAGCCATGATCGGTGGCAGAGGCGTCATCTCGGTAGTCTCCAACCTTGAGCCTGCAAAAACCGCGCAGATGATGGAGGCGGCTATGGGGGGCGATGTGGCTAAGGCCAAGGCATTGCATTATGAACTCTTTGATCTGATGGGCGCCATGTTCTGTTATCCAAGTCCAGCACCAGCCAAGAAAGGGTTGGAGTTGATGGGTAAAATCGGCTCCAGTGAGGTACGACTGCCCATGACCGCAATCGATGCAGCTGGCGAGGACCGTCTAACCCGCGACATGAAAGGTTGTGGGCTGCTTTAA
- the dapB gene encoding 4-hydroxy-tetrahydrodipicolinate reductase has translation MTKVIVAGAAGRMGQRIIHMVLNHPELVLSGAFERPGSSALGKDAGAISGLGETGVTISEGIESVIEGADVLIDFTFHEATVGFAQIAAQHGVAMVIGTTGLSGEELTTIKGLAEGNFPCVQSPNMAVGVNVLFKLVEKAASVLGDAYDVEIVEAHHRMKKDAPSGTALKLGQMAAGALGRDLDTVGVMERNGIIGERTDKEIGIQTIRGGDIVGEHTVYFAGAGERVEITHRATSRDNFARGAALAAAWVGQQPKGMYTMFDVLDLANF, from the coding sequence ATGACCAAGGTTATTGTAGCCGGTGCAGCCGGAAGAATGGGACAGCGGATTATTCATATGGTCCTGAACCATCCCGAGCTGGTCCTTTCCGGTGCTTTTGAGCGTCCAGGCAGTTCGGCGCTGGGAAAAGATGCCGGAGCCATCAGCGGGCTTGGAGAGACGGGGGTCACCATCAGCGAGGGCATTGAATCGGTCATTGAAGGCGCGGATGTCCTTATTGATTTTACCTTCCATGAGGCGACAGTGGGATTTGCCCAGATCGCCGCTCAACATGGTGTGGCCATGGTTATCGGGACAACCGGTCTCAGTGGTGAGGAACTGACCACTATCAAGGGGCTTGCCGAGGGCAATTTTCCCTGTGTCCAATCGCCCAATATGGCCGTTGGGGTGAATGTGCTCTTCAAACTGGTGGAAAAGGCTGCCTCCGTTCTTGGTGACGCCTATGATGTGGAGATTGTCGAGGCCCATCACCGGATGAAAAAAGATGCCCCCTCGGGAACCGCACTGAAACTTGGCCAGATGGCAGCAGGCGCCCTGGGCCGTGATCTCGATACGGTCGGAGTTATGGAGCGCAACGGCATCATCGGCGAGCGCACCGATAAAGAGATCGGCATTCAGACCATCCGTGGCGGTGATATCGTCGGTGAGCATACCGTGTACTTCGCCGGGGCAGGCGAGCGAGTCGAGATCACACATCGGGCGACCAGCCGGGATAATTTTGCCCGTGGAGCAGCCCTGGCAGCGGCCTGGGTCGGTCAACAGCCCAAGGGGATGTATACTATGTTTGATGTGCTGGATTTGGCTAATTTTTAG
- the folK gene encoding 2-amino-4-hydroxy-6-hydroxymethyldihydropteridine diphosphokinase yields MESQQHQAVIGLGANLGNAGQTLQQAWQALDACPEVRCTHLSQPYRSQPLGMESTHWFINAVGIVTTTLSPDALLGTLQRVEYQFGRRRDSKVRGYLDRPLDLDLLLYEECILNTAQLTLPHPRMSRRRFVLAPLGELAGEITISPFACSVSEWARVHLQQVTDQQVVVSSW; encoded by the coding sequence ATGGAGAGTCAACAACACCAGGCGGTTATCGGCCTCGGCGCAAATCTTGGTAACGCGGGTCAGACCCTGCAGCAAGCCTGGCAGGCGCTTGATGCGTGCCCTGAGGTCCGCTGCACCCATTTATCCCAGCCGTATCGAAGCCAGCCGCTGGGTATGGAGAGTACCCACTGGTTCATCAATGCGGTGGGCATTGTGACCACCACGCTCTCCCCAGATGCACTGCTTGGCACCCTGCAGCGTGTGGAATATCAGTTTGGGCGTCGTCGTGATTCCAAGGTGAGGGGATACCTGGATCGTCCCCTTGATCTAGATCTGCTCCTCTATGAAGAGTGCATCCTTAATACGGCACAGCTGACGCTTCCTCATCCGCGAATGTCCAGGCGACGATTTGTGCTTGCTCCTCTTGGCGAACTCGCAGGAGAGATTACGATTTCGCCTTTTGCCTGTTCTGTATCGGAGTGGGCACGAGTCCACCTGCAGCAGGTCACTGATCAGCAGGTTGTTGTGTCCTCGTGGTAG
- a CDS encoding YHS domain-containing protein — MTPLRLLILAILVYIGWRMLRRSLSNNAQQSVSPEPPPEEDPQDVLVEDPVCHLLIPKHQALRLRQDGKTYYFCSEQCCDQFAEQSQQGEQ; from the coding sequence ATGACACCACTTCGCCTGTTAATCCTGGCCATACTTGTTTATATTGGATGGCGTATGCTCCGCCGAAGCCTGAGTAACAATGCTCAGCAATCGGTTTCACCGGAGCCACCACCTGAAGAAGATCCTCAGGATGTGCTGGTAGAGGATCCCGTCTGCCACCTCCTGATCCCAAAACACCAGGCGCTTCGATTGCGTCAGGATGGAAAAACCTACTATTTCTGCAGCGAACAATGCTGTGATCAATTTGCTGAACAAAGCCAACAAGGAGAGCAATGA
- the fsa gene encoding fructose-6-phosphate aldolase — MKFFIDTANIDEIKKALALGMVDGVTTNPSLVAKEPRPFLDILKEICSLVEGPVSAEVVSLDAEGMVAEARELVKIADNIVIKIPMIEEGLKAVKILSAEGIKTNVTLIFSSAQALLAAKAGASYVSPFVGRLDDISINGLDLVADIMSILRNYGYATEVIVASVRSPMHVVESALLGADIATIPYKVIAQLAKHPLTDIGMQQFLADWEKRQK, encoded by the coding sequence ATGAAGTTTTTTATCGATACCGCCAACATTGATGAGATTAAAAAGGCCCTGGCCCTGGGCATGGTCGATGGTGTGACCACCAACCCGTCTCTTGTGGCCAAAGAACCTCGTCCTTTTCTGGACATCCTCAAAGAGATATGCTCCCTGGTTGAAGGACCTGTCAGTGCCGAGGTTGTCAGCCTGGATGCCGAGGGCATGGTTGCCGAGGCTCGCGAGCTGGTGAAAATAGCGGACAACATCGTCATCAAAATTCCCATGATCGAGGAAGGCCTGAAAGCGGTTAAGATTTTGAGTGCCGAAGGTATAAAAACCAACGTTACTCTGATCTTTTCCAGTGCACAGGCACTCCTGGCTGCCAAGGCCGGTGCCTCCTATGTGAGCCCCTTCGTTGGCCGTCTGGATGATATTTCCATTAACGGTTTGGACCTGGTTGCCGATATAATGTCAATACTGCGTAACTACGGGTATGCCACCGAGGTTATTGTTGCCTCTGTTCGCAGCCCGATGCATGTGGTTGAGTCAGCGCTTCTTGGTGCTGATATCGCCACCATCCCCTACAAAGTCATTGCCCAGCTGGCCAAACATCCGCTGACCGATATCGGTATGCAGCAGTTCCTGGCGGACTGGGAAAAACGGCAGAAGTAA
- a CDS encoding lytic transglycosylase domain-containing protein — protein sequence MLPRLSLTVFLFLVVVLPGPAGAAMYAYVDARGICHYTNVPGTGRYKLSKRPPRRVSSPEDELIRTITRHSRSAMAPAKSAHHSSRRLQSRLSDRGSGSGPHALNRYIQLAAREHNLDPLLIKAVIQAESNFDPLAISPKGAQGLMQLMPGTARDLEVLDPFDPAQNINGGAKYLRSLLDNFDQNVELTLAAYNAGPGRVAPHNVIPNISETKNYVAKVLKNYRSYKRESRSRSAKNINVRKMVTIN from the coding sequence ATGCTACCACGGCTTAGCCTGACAGTTTTTCTTTTTCTGGTCGTTGTACTTCCAGGGCCCGCAGGCGCGGCAATGTATGCCTACGTTGATGCTCGTGGCATCTGTCATTACACCAATGTCCCCGGGACTGGTCGCTATAAGTTGAGTAAACGTCCACCACGACGAGTCAGCTCCCCAGAAGATGAGCTTATTCGAACGATTACTCGACATTCCCGCTCCGCAATGGCGCCTGCCAAATCGGCTCACCACTCCTCCCGTCGTCTCCAATCACGCCTTTCCGATCGTGGCTCAGGGAGCGGTCCGCATGCTTTAAATCGTTATATTCAACTGGCCGCACGAGAGCACAATCTCGACCCATTGTTGATCAAGGCGGTGATTCAAGCGGAGTCAAATTTTGATCCCCTGGCTATCTCCCCCAAGGGAGCTCAAGGGCTCATGCAACTTATGCCTGGAACCGCCCGTGACTTGGAGGTTCTGGATCCTTTTGATCCCGCCCAGAATATTAACGGTGGGGCCAAGTATTTACGTTCGCTGCTTGACAACTTCGATCAAAATGTGGAATTAACTTTAGCAGCATACAATGCAGGCCCCGGGCGAGTGGCGCCACATAACGTCATTCCCAATATTTCTGAAACAAAGAATTATGTGGCCAAGGTTTTGAAGAATTACCGTTCCTACAAGCGGGAAAGTCGTTCTCGATCTGCCAAAAATATCAACGTCCGCAAAATGGTAACCATCAATTGA
- the pgsA gene encoding CDP-diacylglycerol--glycerol-3-phosphate 3-phosphatidyltransferase, whose product MKYRSKIFNVPNLITGSRFIFSGCLMLLLLLEQTTSVAFFAWLVFSIAAGSDWIDGYYARKYKEITVLGKLMDPLADKVLVTTALIMLIPTGKLPAWIALIILCREIVVTGLRGVASSSGVVVAASQLGKWKSIIQYIALGTLIFPLGLLPIPQLHQIGLAILYVALVMTVWSGADYFYKLRRIFLEEAE is encoded by the coding sequence TTGAAGTATCGTTCCAAAATTTTTAATGTTCCTAACCTGATTACAGGCAGCCGGTTTATTTTCTCCGGCTGCCTGATGTTGCTTTTACTTCTTGAGCAAACCACCAGTGTTGCTTTCTTTGCCTGGTTGGTCTTTTCCATTGCGGCAGGCTCAGATTGGATTGATGGCTACTATGCACGTAAGTATAAGGAAATAACCGTGCTTGGTAAGCTGATGGATCCTCTCGCTGATAAGGTCCTGGTAACCACCGCCCTGATTATGCTTATTCCCACAGGAAAGTTGCCCGCTTGGATTGCTCTGATCATTCTTTGCCGGGAAATTGTCGTGACCGGCTTGCGCGGAGTGGCTTCCTCTTCAGGCGTTGTCGTAGCGGCCAGCCAACTGGGAAAATGGAAATCTATTATCCAGTACATTGCCCTTGGTACCCTGATCTTTCCTCTTGGATTATTACCCATTCCCCAGCTGCATCAGATCGGGCTTGCTATTTTGTATGTTGCTTTGGTGATGACGGTCTGGTCAGGAGCGGATTATTTTTATAAGCTACGCCGTATTTTTCTTGAAGAAGCGGAGTAA
- a CDS encoding GNAT family N-acetyltransferase, which yields MTMQPVKNELMHRFELADGGKVALLEYREQGDNVLVFTHTFVPPELRGKDLAALLTRFALEDAKRQGKKVIPQCSYTAMFMKRNKEFGELKAPEIGF from the coding sequence ATGACAATGCAACCGGTTAAAAATGAACTGATGCACCGTTTTGAACTGGCTGATGGGGGAAAAGTTGCTCTTCTTGAATACAGAGAGCAAGGGGACAATGTGCTCGTTTTCACCCATACCTTTGTGCCACCGGAGCTCCGTGGAAAAGACCTGGCCGCTTTGCTGACACGATTTGCGCTTGAAGATGCGAAGCGACAAGGAAAAAAAGTAATTCCCCAGTGTTCCTATACAGCAATGTTTATGAAAAGAAACAAAGAGTTTGGGGAGCTCAAAGCCCCTGAGATCGGATTCTAA
- a CDS encoding phospholipase D-like domain-containing protein, with amino-acid sequence MKRIRRRGELVYFSGNRVDLLPHGGDFFPALLAAIDQAETCICIDFYIIKSDTTGVLLGKALKKAAQRGVSIVLIYDALGSFETPEAYWNDLQLHGVECIPFNPPSFARFRLLDIRDHRKLVVIDGEKAFVGGLNVGDEYSGFGENYTRWRDVGMRLEGSAARELQRIFEETWQQLGGHFNHFPQPPQEAVQGEADVVIVNGRPHMNRPRIRNAFRLAMSGAETKIQIMTPYFVPGPRVVRSLLRAVRRGVCVQIILPSISDVPVVKIVGRAYLKPLFAAGVEIYERLGTILHAKVMAVDTSWVTLGSANLDARSFHRNFEINVIVASQPFGQQVDALFQEELEKSQRIDPLAYERRGLFERFCEWLLSPLGRYL; translated from the coding sequence TTGAAACGTATACGGCGCCGAGGTGAGCTGGTCTATTTTTCTGGTAATAGGGTCGATCTGTTGCCCCATGGGGGTGATTTTTTTCCCGCCTTGCTTGCAGCCATCGATCAGGCAGAGACTTGCATCTGTATCGATTTTTATATCATAAAAAGCGATACAACTGGAGTACTCCTGGGGAAAGCTTTGAAGAAAGCTGCCCAACGCGGGGTCAGCATTGTTCTCATCTATGATGCCTTGGGATCGTTTGAGACCCCAGAGGCCTATTGGAATGACCTCCAGTTGCATGGGGTGGAATGTATTCCTTTTAATCCTCCCTCTTTTGCTCGATTCCGTTTGTTGGATATTCGTGATCACCGCAAACTGGTTGTGATTGACGGGGAGAAAGCCTTTGTCGGTGGCCTCAACGTGGGGGATGAGTATTCAGGCTTTGGCGAAAATTATACCCGATGGCGCGATGTGGGGATGCGCCTGGAAGGATCCGCCGCCAGAGAACTCCAGCGTATCTTTGAAGAAACCTGGCAGCAGCTTGGCGGTCATTTCAATCATTTCCCGCAGCCCCCGCAGGAGGCAGTGCAGGGAGAGGCAGATGTGGTGATTGTCAATGGGCGCCCCCATATGAACAGGCCTCGGATTCGTAACGCCTTCCGTTTGGCCATGTCCGGAGCAGAAACAAAAATTCAGATCATGACGCCCTATTTTGTCCCGGGGCCACGGGTCGTGCGCTCTCTCTTGCGGGCGGTTCGCCGTGGGGTGTGCGTTCAAATCATACTTCCTTCCATCAGTGATGTTCCTGTGGTGAAGATCGTTGGGCGGGCCTACTTAAAGCCTCTTTTTGCGGCCGGTGTTGAGATTTATGAACGATTGGGGACCATTCTCCATGCCAAGGTCATGGCCGTGGATACAAGCTGGGTGACCCTGGGCTCGGCCAATCTGGATGCGCGCAGCTTTCACCGTAATTTTGAAATCAATGTCATCGTGGCCAGTCAGCCCTTTGGCCAGCAAGTGGATGCTCTGTTTCAGGAGGAGTTGGAGAAATCACAACGCATCGATCCGCTTGCCTATGAACGCCGAGGTCTCTTTGAGCGTTTCTGCGAATGGCTGCTTTCCCCCCTGGGACGTTATCTCTAA